In one window of Leguminivora glycinivorella isolate SPB_JAAS2020 chromosome 10, LegGlyc_1.1, whole genome shotgun sequence DNA:
- the LOC125230678 gene encoding nuclear protein 1: MSEAFFDEYDHYNFEQDKHIFSGHSGKQRSKREVSEHQNHFDPSGHSRKIVTKLANTEKNKKGSKH, encoded by the coding sequence ATGTCTGAAGCCTTCTTCGACGAGTACGACCACTACAACTTCGAGCAAGACAAACACATCTTCTCCGGACACAGCGGCAAGCAGCGATCGAAGCGCGAGGTGAGCGAGCACCAGAACCACTTCGACCCGTCCGGACATTCTAGAAAGATCGTCACGAAGCTAGCAAACACAGAGAAAAACAAGAAGGGCAGCAAGCACTGA